A single genomic interval of Astyanax mexicanus isolate ESR-SI-001 chromosome 4, AstMex3_surface, whole genome shotgun sequence harbors:
- the LOC111194588 gene encoding C-type lectin 1-like, whose amino-acid sequence MNWFDAQSYCRRWFTDLATLNSINEVSRVLKVIDPAYTGSFWIGLKRGTYSKWGWSAGNNTLAQYTNWDKSEPTEIPCGMLSLYATGWTTHDCTHYHYLLCFNALATDSSRWILLQTELTWKEAQTLCRKNYTDLASIRNAQDELQIAPIVQNMYYVWIGLFSDDWEWSDLSKATFRYWADSEPGSTDKCAAVAVSDLGRWYDQDCYLTQSFVCYGGESLLFWL is encoded by the exons ATGAATTGGTTTGATGCTCAGAGCTACTGCAGGAGGTGGTTCACTGACCTGGCtactttaaacagcataaacgaGGTGAGCAGGGTGTTGAAAGTGATAGATCCTGCATACACTGGCTCTTTCTGGATTGGACTAAAGAGGGGAACATACAGCAAGTGGGGCTGGTCTGCAGGAAATAACACTCTGGCCCAGTACACCAACTGGGATAAATCAGAGCCTACAGAAATTCCCTGTGGGATGCTAAGCTTGTATGCTACTGGATGGACTACTCATGACTGCACACATTACCactatttattatgttttaatg CCTTGGCCACCGATTCAAGCAGATGGATCCTTTTACAAACAGAACTAACATGGAAAGAAGCTCAGACCCTGTGCAGAAAGAACTACACCGACCTGGCCAGCATCCGCAACGCACAGGATGAACTGCAGATCGCTCCAATTGTGCAAAATATGTATTATGTTTGGATTGGCCTGTTTAGTGATGACTGGGAATGGTCTGACCTGAGTAAAGCAACGTTCCGTTACTGGGCAGATTCAGAACCAGGCAGCACTGACAAGTGCGCAGCTGTGGCTGTCAGTGACCTTGGGAGATGGTACGATCAAGACTGCTACTTGACACAGAGTTTTGTCTGCTATGGAGGCGAGTCTTTACTTTTTTGGCTGTAA
- the LOC111194632 gene encoding macrophage mannose receptor 1-like: MGHSLFGVSSPAPRRYHYVSESRTWLAAQSYCRTLYSDLATINSMEDMNSLTNEVDPLYIGAVWIGLKRGTQKRWGWSMGGDTLSQYSNWEADPNVYDTEEGCATKYRNGGWFPTNCNSTFQFVCYSDKQGSFILVSIYITWREALLYCRTKYTDLASIRNSTEHQQVSDLIKFVRYVWIGLFFDAWEWSDQGTSSFRYWGITQPQNLFQADCVAMIKGLSGKWENTICGRKLPFLCYKEGKQQIVRVKVSSDGNINLNLQTVRSDILKQIQQNLRNQGMNLYVKLNWRRNAGIIFQPEENKVENSTKRLCDEM, encoded by the exons ATGGGTCACA GTCTGTTTGGCGTCTCCTCCCCGGCCCCTCGGCGGTACCACTACGTGAGTGAGAGCAGGACGTGGCTGGCGGCTCAGAGCTACTGCAGAACCCTGTACTCTGACCTGGCTACTATAAACAGCATGGAGGATATGAACAGTTTAACAAATGAAGTGGATCCTCTCTACATCGGTGCGGTATGGATCGGACTTAAAAGGGGCACACAGAAGCGCTGGGGTTGGTCTATGGGCGGCGACACTCTCTCCCAGTACAGTAACTGGGAAGCAGACCCAAATGTTTACGATACAGAAGAAGGATGTGCCACAAAGTACCGAAATGGAGGATGGTTTCCAACAAACTGCAACTCTACATTTCAGTTCGTCTGCTACAGTG ATAAACAAGGCTCATTCATTCTCGTGAGTATTTATATAACCTGGAGAGAAGCTCTGCTTTACTGTAGAACGAAATATACTGACCTCGCCAGCATTCGCAACTCAACTGAGCACCAGCAGGTGTCTGATCTCATCAAATTTGTACGCTACGTCTGGATCGGGCTCTTTTTTGACGCCTGGGAATGGTCTGACCAAGGGACTTCCTCGTTCCGATACTGGGGAATAACACAGCCGCAGAATCTGTTCCAGGCAGACTGTGTGGCCATGATAAAGGGCCTCTCTGGAAAATGGGAGAACACCATCTGCGGCCGGAAATTACCTTTCCTGTGTTACAAAG AAGGAAAACAACAGATTGTGAGAGTGAAAGTGAGCTCAGATGGAAACATTAATCTGAATCTCCAGACAGTGAGATCAGACATTTTGAAACAG attcaGCAGAATCTGAGGAATCAAGGCATGAACCTGTATGTAAAGCTAAACTGGAGACGAAATGCTGGAATCATTTTTCAACCAGAGGAGAATAAAGTGGAAAACAGCACGAAGAGGTTATGTGATGAAATGTAG